The following coding sequences are from one Culicoidibacter larvae window:
- a CDS encoding ABC transporter ATP-binding protein — translation MENVIEINKLTKNYGKSRGIKDISFSVAEGEIFGFIGPNGAGKSTTIRTLLGLIHATSGSATIFGKDILKERATIAEDIGYLPSEVFYYDKMKAIDLLKYSASFYKKDCSKRIKELADIMELDLNKRIDDMSFGNKKKVGIVQGLLHSPKLIILDEPTSGLDPLMQQKFFNLLEEENKKGATIFFSSHILSEVQRLCDRVAIIKDGEIIQLQTMSALRADSYKRIKLTSTTPIAADYFNLDGIKELKNGGDEATFLYKGDINVIMQKLSALQLTDITLDEPDLEEIFMHYYE, via the coding sequence ATGGAAAATGTAATTGAAATCAATAAACTGACAAAAAATTATGGCAAATCACGAGGGATTAAAGATATTTCCTTTAGTGTCGCTGAGGGTGAAATCTTTGGATTTATCGGCCCCAACGGCGCCGGTAAATCCACAACAATACGTACTTTGCTAGGACTTATTCATGCAACTAGCGGCAGCGCTACAATTTTTGGTAAAGATATTTTGAAAGAGCGGGCCACTATTGCTGAAGATATTGGTTATTTACCATCAGAGGTATTTTACTATGACAAGATGAAAGCTATTGATTTGTTGAAATACTCAGCAAGTTTTTACAAAAAAGATTGCAGCAAAAGAATTAAAGAACTTGCTGATATTATGGAATTGGATTTAAATAAACGAATTGACGACATGTCATTTGGTAATAAGAAAAAAGTTGGTATTGTTCAAGGACTCTTGCATAGTCCGAAGCTCATTATCCTTGATGAGCCAACCAGCGGTTTGGATCCGTTAATGCAGCAAAAGTTTTTCAACTTGCTTGAAGAAGAAAATAAAAAAGGCGCTACGATATTTTTCTCCTCACATATTCTCAGTGAGGTACAACGCTTATGCGACCGCGTGGCCATCATTAAAGATGGTGAAATTATTCAGTTGCAAACGATGAGCGCATTACGAGCTGACAGTTACAAACGGATAAAATTGACTTCAACAACACCGATTGCAGCTGATTATTTTAATCTGGATGGTATCAAAGAGCTGAAAAACGGCGGTGACGAAGCAACCTTCTTATATAAAGGTGATATTAACGTTATTATGCAAAAACTAAGCGCATTGCAATTAACTGATATTACCCTTGATGAACCTGATCTTGAAGAAATCTTCATGCATTATTATGAGTAG
- a CDS encoding TetR/AcrR family transcriptional regulator produces MYGQFLNIDPPKQQRIINAAMAEFSQYGYNNTSTNAIVAAAEISKGALFHYFKNKQQLFQFLFDYAIDLIMRDYNTRIDYSERDIFRRLEQIMTVKFELMRIHPDLIEFLKTAMTDSAPEVKQYVTGNFAKVKQTSYEQLLANIDYSLFREGINIKEALQVMVWTYDGLANETIMMLKIHPEKEYDWEELYQKGAQYTALLRQLFYQQED; encoded by the coding sequence ATGTATGGGCAATTTTTAAATATTGATCCGCCTAAGCAGCAACGTATTATTAATGCGGCTATGGCGGAGTTCAGTCAATATGGCTATAACAATACTTCGACCAATGCGATTGTTGCTGCCGCAGAAATTTCTAAAGGAGCACTGTTTCATTATTTTAAGAATAAACAGCAACTTTTCCAATTTTTGTTTGACTATGCAATAGATTTGATAATGCGGGATTATAACACTCGAATTGATTACAGTGAACGAGATATTTTTCGGCGGCTTGAGCAAATCATGACGGTTAAGTTTGAATTGATGAGAATTCACCCGGATTTAATTGAGTTTTTGAAAACTGCAATGACCGATTCGGCACCCGAGGTGAAGCAATATGTGACTGGCAACTTTGCTAAAGTAAAACAGACCAGCTATGAACAATTGCTTGCTAATATAGATTATTCGTTATTTCGCGAAGGTATTAATATCAAGGAAGCACTACAGGTTATGGTATGGACCTATGATGGATTGGCCAATGAAACAATAATGATGCTAAAAATCCATCCGGAAAAAGAATATGACTGGGAAGAATTATATCAAAAAGGGGCACAATATACCGCATTATTACGGCAGTTGTTCTACCAACAGGAGGATTAA
- a CDS encoding VOC family protein has product MFLYELMLYVDEPRRVAEFWKKNFGFLENVTEEGGLFKIELRPHQLAETKIILFERAIIAELEPELDLATPSLLFAVPKGELDALYEKVKANGEVVNPPMTTPDGMRVFNFADPEGRYFAVREME; this is encoded by the coding sequence ATGTTTTTATATGAATTAATGCTCTATGTCGATGAGCCGCGGCGGGTAGCTGAATTTTGGAAGAAAAATTTTGGCTTCTTGGAAAATGTGACTGAAGAAGGTGGGCTTTTCAAGATTGAATTGCGACCTCATCAGCTTGCCGAAACCAAAATTATTTTATTTGAACGCGCAATTATTGCTGAGTTAGAGCCAGAATTGGATTTAGCAACCCCATCATTGCTATTTGCGGTACCAAAGGGCGAGTTGGATGCTTTGTATGAAAAAGTAAAAGCAAACGGTGAGGTTGTTAATCCGCCGATGACAACACCTGATGGTATGCGAGTATTCAATTTTGCTGATCCGGAAGGTAGATATTTTGCCGTTCGTGAAATGGAATAA
- a CDS encoding DUF2262 domain-containing protein, protein MQKQRQTFIDQQLGTFVFHKSGYRDYYKGSYQCNGNKIILHMEERAFLADLQQIINNLDAYIIGAKTFILQELRPQIEAWSIYHDDESFLQQLQLNTIMQQEPQKYILWFDAGDLLLGHCICVYGHVQDGFSAAVIEG, encoded by the coding sequence TTGCAAAAACAACGCCAAACTTTTATTGATCAGCAGCTAGGTACTTTTGTCTTCCATAAATCAGGATACCGTGATTACTATAAAGGCAGTTATCAATGCAACGGCAACAAAATTATTTTACATATGGAAGAACGCGCGTTTTTAGCTGACTTGCAACAAATCATTAATAATCTGGATGCCTATATCATTGGCGCTAAAACTTTTATTCTGCAAGAATTGCGCCCACAGATTGAAGCCTGGAGCATTTATCATGATGATGAAAGTTTTTTGCAGCAGTTGCAGCTGAATACGATTATGCAGCAGGAGCCACAGAAATATATTCTTTGGTTTGATGCCGGTGACTTACTATTGGGTCATTGTATTTGTGTTTATGGTCATGTGCAAGATGGGTTTTCAGCCGCGGTTATTGAAGGATAA
- a CDS encoding M42 family metallopeptidase, which produces MFDKNYVYETAERLFTIDSPSGFTAQAMAEVAKIATEIGYELQYTNKGNGYIFVAGQNTAETVGLSAHIDTLGLMVRSITAEGMLKVTNIGGPLVPTLDGEYCKVYTREGKVYTGTILSEHPAIHVYPEAKTASRDIDHMLVRLDKQVHNKADVEALGIMSGDFVCYDAKLSITEDDFIKSRFIDDKISVVILLSLLRHFKINNMKPNKNLVCLFSTYEEVGHGMAALPMAIDELLSVDMGCIGLDLNCTEYDVSICAKDSSGPYDYAITSKFIALAKRDKLNYAVDIYPYYGSDTSAALSAGNDIRGGLIGPGVHASHGMERTHYKAVDATLQLLAAYLAE; this is translated from the coding sequence ATGTTTGATAAAAACTATGTTTATGAAACCGCAGAGCGTTTATTTACTATTGATAGTCCGTCGGGATTCACTGCCCAGGCGATGGCGGAGGTAGCAAAGATTGCTACGGAAATCGGCTATGAGTTGCAATATACCAATAAAGGGAATGGCTATATTTTCGTTGCTGGTCAAAATACTGCCGAGACAGTTGGACTATCAGCACATATTGATACTTTAGGATTAATGGTGCGTTCAATTACTGCTGAGGGAATGCTTAAAGTCACGAATATCGGTGGTCCTTTAGTGCCTACTTTAGATGGTGAATATTGTAAAGTTTATACACGTGAAGGGAAAGTGTATACCGGCACAATTCTTTCTGAACATCCGGCAATTCATGTCTATCCAGAGGCAAAGACTGCGAGTCGGGATATTGATCATATGCTGGTACGTTTGGATAAGCAAGTCCATAATAAGGCTGATGTTGAAGCTTTAGGAATTATGAGCGGCGATTTTGTTTGCTACGATGCTAAGCTTTCAATTACCGAAGATGATTTTATTAAGTCGCGATTTATTGATGATAAGATATCAGTCGTTATTTTATTAAGTCTTTTGCGTCATTTTAAAATAAACAATATGAAACCAAATAAGAATTTGGTTTGTTTATTCTCAACTTACGAGGAAGTTGGTCATGGGATGGCAGCTTTACCTATGGCAATTGATGAGTTGCTTTCAGTTGATATGGGTTGTATCGGACTGGATTTAAATTGTACCGAGTACGATGTTTCAATTTGCGCTAAAGACAGCAGTGGTCCTTATGACTATGCAATTACCTCGAAGTTTATCGCGCTTGCCAAGCGCGATAAACTCAATTATGCGGTAGATATCTATCCATATTATGGTAGTGATACCAGTGCGGCGTTAAGTGCAGGAAATGATATTCGCGGCGGATTAATTGGTCCGGGAGTTCATGCCAGCCATGGCATGGAACGAACCCATTATAAAGCGGTTGATGCAACGCTGCAATTACTTGCAGCGTATCTGGCTGAATAG
- a CDS encoding DNA alkylation repair protein produces the protein MKHKDYYDDQYILDIAQKIHAVQPSFDKTGFSNELLGQLDELELFARFDCIVDAMQKYLSDDYSNNIQAFYGLLGPELNRSEGMFTFGWWLWPIGRYVERYGTADWQVSLAFLKELTKRFTGEYAIRPLLKEQPEAVMDELIVWTRDENVHVRRLASEGVRIRLPWSAKLMVALDEFDRYKQILTNLKDDSEKFVQKSVGNNLNDLYKEAPDKADAIITSWQDSSNSKAQAWIIKHGMRKQK, from the coding sequence ATGAAGCATAAAGATTATTATGATGATCAATATATTTTGGATATCGCACAGAAAATTCATGCTGTGCAACCGAGTTTTGATAAGACAGGTTTTAGTAATGAATTGCTTGGACAGTTGGATGAGCTAGAATTGTTTGCTCGTTTTGATTGTATTGTTGATGCGATGCAAAAATATTTGAGTGATGATTACTCAAACAATATTCAAGCTTTTTATGGATTGCTAGGTCCAGAATTGAATCGATCCGAAGGGATGTTCACCTTTGGGTGGTGGCTTTGGCCAATTGGCAGATATGTGGAACGATATGGTACTGCAGATTGGCAAGTGTCGCTAGCATTTTTAAAGGAGCTAACCAAACGCTTTACCGGCGAATATGCTATTCGACCTTTATTGAAAGAGCAACCGGAAGCGGTGATGGATGAACTTATTGTCTGGACTAGGGATGAGAATGTTCATGTTCGTCGGCTTGCCAGTGAAGGGGTTAGAATTCGTTTGCCTTGGTCGGCGAAGTTAATGGTTGCTTTAGATGAATTTGATCGATATAAACAGATTCTTACTAATCTTAAAGATGATTCGGAAAAGTTTGTGCAGAAGAGCGTTGGTAATAATCTGAATGATTTATACAAGGAAGCGCCAGATAAGGCAGATGCAATAATTACTAGCTGGCAAGATTCCAGTAATAGTAAAGCACAAGCGTGGATTATTAAACATGGCATGCGTAAACAGAAGTAA